The Camelina sativa cultivar DH55 chromosome 16, Cs, whole genome shotgun sequence sequence TACAACTACAATACCAAAGTGAGGAAATACAAATTCCTGGTGCAGTTTGCACCAATTGATGCATCTTGCACTGTATTCCGCCGTTCTACTATACAAAACCCGTACCTAAGCGATTTTCTCCTATTTCAATATACAAATATGTTCCAGTTTAATGTTTCTAGCATGTAAATTAATTGGAGATTCGAACGTTACACAATTTGNttttttttttttttttttttttttttttgtgaactcGATTCAAAATACCTTTCGATTTTCTTTGGATGTTATAGTCCTTTGgaggttagattttttttaaaggaataGTACCCAAGAAAAGAATGCAAATTTGGCCCAACCTCTGTCACATTACGCTACATTACTTGATTATAGCTATCGATGATAAAGGCTCAAACTTGTATTTTAATCACatcatatatatctaattaagtaGCATAAAAAAGGTTTTTGAGAATTCGATTTTATCTACATGACCGAGAGGTTTAACAAGCACTGAGAAAGATAATAGTTGTGATTCTCGACACCACCGAAGTTTggaaagaagaaatcagaaaCCATGAAAACCCTATGCTATGGTGGTTCCGCCATAGATAACGTCTCGAACTTGCCGATGAAGAAATTGATGATTTGGACGATTTTAGGCTTACGACGGTTCGAGTTGCGTAATGAAGAAGACTTAGAAGAAGAACCACGTCAAACTTTGTGATTAATGCCCTAAAAACAATATgttaatttttagtatttatttatttcctatGGTTACAGTAgtatatgttttctattttgaataacTTTTCTATCTTAATTTCTTCGTTTCTATTTCAACAGTTTATgtggtttctctgtttttaaatCAAACGACTTAAAATCTTGGTTTGTAAAAGGATTCAAGAAAGACTCGATCTTTAAGCTCGTAACCTAACACAGTACAagtatttcattattattttgtaagatcTCCTTAGTTATTTTCAGGATGCAATTTTACATTAAGAATAGGGCAGAGATGACTCGTTTAACAAGTAAAGTAACAAACAAGGTTGGACTGAATTGAAATATAAGACTAGCACATAATTTCATCAGGATCTGTATATTTTTTAACTGATCATTATTTAGTGAGATGCTATATCAATATAGTGCGTGAACGTTAGTTAGAAAGAACCCACATGTTCCATCATCTCATATCTCGATTTAGTTCCAAACCTCTCTCTCTGTGAGGGTtggaaaaaaacagaacacaaagtCAGCCCGACCGTAAACTTGGCAAACAAGACAAGAGTGGTCAAACCTGTAACAAAAAACATGACAAACCAAAACCCAATTCTACAAATTTCACATTCTACTTTAAGCTTCTACATGAACATCAAAcgaaacaatcaaaatcaatatTGATAACCAAAACACTTGGACTGGAACCAaactaaaagaaatcaaataagCTTAAAATGATAAAGATTAAAATTTACAATAGCATGTTTTTCTTGCTCTCTCTGGTTCATGTGTATGTGTTTTCATTCATCCCAAACTCACAAACCAAAgcaacagaaacaacaacaacaacaaacatgtCAAATCTTCTCGAGCTTATCAGCTTTCACAATCGGATTCGCCTTAGCGATCTTATCTTTCCCCATCCGCTTGAAATCAAAGGAGCATTCATGCTGCTCCGCGTACCTATGCGTCCCgcagaaaacaaaaccacacCTACAACGAAACCCCGTTATTCCAACTCGCCGCCTACAAGTCAAACACCGCTTCGGATCTTGCGGCGgtccttcctcctcctccaccgcatCAGCCGCCGCTCCTTTCCCCAAATTCGTTTTGACAACGGTATCAGCTGGAGGAGGAGGTAGAGGTGGCGATACAGAGGACGACGCAGCACCACCGTCGGGAGAAGAAACGGCGGAAGCGGCTGCGGCGGCTAGGGATTGATTAAGAGCGTGTTTAGCGGTGGAagagttttgttgttgatgctGTAGATCTCGAAAACATTTGGAGCAAAGGTTTTGCGTAGCGGTGCTTCCGAAGAAACCACAATTGTTAGCGCATAGTTTTGGTTCTTGAAGTCTGTGTTCCTCCGCCATAACAACAAccttcggaaaaaaaaaaaactccggCGAGATTTCTACACAACGGATCGATGATCAGAATTTGAATAGATCTGTTATGGTCTAATGAAAATctcatcaaaatcatataattaaacaaaaaaaaaaaaaaaaaaaaaNNNNNNNNNNNNNNNNNNNNNNNNNNNNNNNNNNNNNNNNNNNNNNNNNNNNNNNNNNNNNNNNNNNNNNNNNNNNNNNNNNNNNNNNNNNNNNNNNNNNNNNNNNNNNNNNNNNNNNNNNNNNNNNNNNNNNNNNNNNNNNNNNNNNNNNNNNNNNNNNNNNNNNNNNNNNNNNNNNNNNNNNNNNNNNNNNNNNNNNNNNNNNNNNNNNNNNNNNNNNNNNNNNNNNNNNNNNNNNNNNNNNNNNNNNNNNNNNNNNNNNNNNNNNNNNNNNNNNNNNNNNNNNNNNNNNNNNACAATGAGACACAAGAGAAAGCTAGCCATACAAAGCTAAATCACACTTGACCATTGCTTAGTTAAGTTACCTGAATAACTGACggcaagaacagagaaaagagCCATTTGAACTGCAGTCCCTGCAAGTAGGAGAAGCAAAGAAACGAGTCAAGGTTCATTCTACAATATAATTATGTAGGGAGAAAGAGGATTACCTGACTGatgacaaattttaaaatgcCAGCTCTTTCTAACTCAACCAAAGCCATATGAGTCATGCTAGGCATTGCACGATGAAATGGCAAAGATGCTTTCTGAAAACAATAAACACGGCTCACATATGTTAACTTGCAGGATATTATGCTTTATGAAATGTTAGGTATATAACCAGACAGTCCAAGGAAATGCCATCAAGTCAATCAATGATGAGTAAAAAGCCTTGGCTCAGACCTGTAAAGTCCAAATTCCTTTAGGGCCTCGGAAATCAGGAATACCACAAGAAGTTGAAATGCCAGCACCTGTGAAGACTACTAGATGCTTACTCTGCAAAACATAAAACCATCCTTCTTGAAGATACTTACATAAGAACAGgaaacaaaagccaaaatatgcaaaagcatcaagaagaatatgaaaacaGGACACAGATCCAAAACCTTTTGAATCATTTCCCAAAACCAAAGTTAGCACAATGGTGAAATAGACAATAAATACGCCAAGAATCTAGCAACCAAATCCCTTTATACAGACGTCATTTGCCAAACATTTGGCTTGTTAGATTAAAACAATGATAAACAAAGAGTCAAATTCTACACACAAAATCAGACAAAGGCTTTTTGCATAATCAGTAAATAAGAACCATTGACATTGTTTTTTTAGGAGACCCACAAGGAATAAAGACACCTAGCtcatcttaagttgcttgatatAACCCAATTCCAATTCTTCCAATTAACACAACACAATGCAAGTCCAAAAACAAGTACGGTAAAACCTAAAATATACGAATCATTAAGTAATACTTCCAACTCTTCAACAACCATCACAACCCATCAAAAAGACAAGATGATAAAGCGTTAAAGGGCTTAATATGAACATGCgatccaaaaatcaaacactAGGACAGAACACACGAAGGATCAACTGTAAGAAATCTAAACTGCTAAGCGATCAATCCAGAGACAAGAATCAACGAAACCTGAAATTACATAAGATTACGGAGAAAAAATCGAGTAAACCCACAAAAACCCAgagaggaaacaaaataaagaaacccAAGAAGAACAACCTTGCATTGTAGAACGTGAGAAGGGTCGAAGAACTCGGCCTAATTGATCAGAAATTGAACAAACCTGTGAAATTAAACCTTCTTCGATTAGAGGTCTTTGCTCTTCTTCGATGGAACCCATCGTCTGAATCTTCATCCAATCAAAAGGTAGCACGCGTCCAAGTGAACGGAGAAAAAACGTCCCAAATGAAAATACGTTTCTTCTGAATTgggcttttttttatttattttaaatcgaAAAAAAACGGGGGACGGGTTAAAACAACACCGATGCACATGGTCTTAGATCGGTttagaggagaagaagacggaTCCGAtggagactctctctctctctctttgtgtaatgtatttttaaaagcagaaatgaatataaacaaacaaaaaagagatgaaaatgaGGAGCGGAGTTGGGAAAAAACTAACGACGAAGCAAtcgattattattattaatttttttttttttgtaaatgaaaaataggaaaaatttGTGGAAAATCAAAATAGTGAAAATTGGCTTTTGGGGCTTCGTGGCGATGAAGATTCCAGAACCTCCTACAATATTCTTTGTActgtatataaattttatgttacaACTTGCACGAAATTTAAAATGTCATTTTGGAATCTACACCAAGATAGTTCAGTTTGCTTGTTGTGAAGGACTGAGTCCCCCCGATCAAAGGGGTTTTCTTTTATAAGGGGATAATAAACCTAATAGAGATATGAATTGGA is a genomic window containing:
- the LOC104752659 gene encoding zinc finger A20 and AN1 domain-containing stress-associated protein 3-like, whose protein sequence is MAEEHRLQEPKLCANNCGFFGSTATQNLCSKCFRDLQHQQQNSSTAKHALNQSLAAAAASAVSSPDGGAASSSVSPPLPPPPADTVVKTNLGKGAAADAVEEEEGPPQDPKRCLTCRRRVGITGFRCRCGFVFCGTHRYAEQHECSFDFKRMGKDKIAKANPIVKADKLEKI
- the LOC104752657 gene encoding NAD-dependent protein deacetylase SRT1-like isoform X1, whose amino-acid sequence is MKIQTMGSIEEEQRPLIEEGLISQSKHLVVFTGAGISTSCGIPDFRGPKGIWTLQKASLPFHRAMPSMTHMALVELERAGILKFVISQGLQFKWLFSLFLPSVIQVT
- the LOC104752657 gene encoding NAD-dependent protein deacetylase SRT1-like isoform X2, which produces MIQKSKHLVVFTGAGISTSCGIPDFRGPKGIWTLQKASLPFHRAMPSMTHMALVELERAGILKFVISQGLQFKWLFSLFLPSVIQVT